The following proteins are encoded in a genomic region of Streptomyces sp. NBC_01723:
- a CDS encoding 16S rRNA (uracil(1498)-N(3))-methyltransferase: protein MTAPVFVVDSLGPEDLTAGEYVLDGPEGRHAVSVKRLRSGEEVVLTDGSGHWAEGVVKAAEGKDRLVVTDLETVHEEPPQQPRITVVQALPKGDRGELAVETMTEVGVDAIVPWAASRCITQWKGERGQKALGKWRATAREAGKQSRRVRFPDVADAATSKQVASLLATADFAAVLHESGDEPLAAAELPASGDIVLVVGPEGGVSPEELALFAEAGARPYRLGRSVLRTSTAGTAATAALLTRTGRWS, encoded by the coding sequence ATGACGGCACCGGTGTTCGTGGTCGACTCGCTCGGCCCGGAGGACCTGACGGCGGGGGAGTACGTCCTCGACGGCCCCGAGGGACGGCACGCCGTCTCCGTGAAGCGGCTGCGGTCCGGCGAGGAGGTCGTCCTCACCGACGGAAGCGGACACTGGGCCGAGGGCGTCGTGAAGGCCGCCGAGGGCAAGGACCGTCTGGTCGTCACGGACCTGGAGACGGTCCACGAGGAACCGCCTCAGCAGCCCCGGATCACCGTCGTCCAGGCCCTGCCCAAGGGCGACCGGGGCGAGCTGGCCGTGGAGACGATGACCGAGGTCGGCGTCGACGCGATCGTGCCCTGGGCGGCGTCCCGCTGCATCACGCAGTGGAAGGGCGAGCGCGGCCAGAAGGCGCTCGGCAAGTGGCGGGCGACGGCCCGCGAGGCCGGCAAGCAGTCCCGCCGGGTCCGCTTCCCCGACGTCGCGGACGCGGCGACCAGCAAGCAGGTTGCCTCACTTCTGGCCACCGCCGACTTCGCGGCCGTACTCCACGAGAGCGGCGACGAACCCCTGGCCGCCGCCGAACTCCCCGCCTCCGGCGACATCGTGCTGGTGGTCGGCCCCGAAGGCGGTGTCTCGCCCGAGGAGTTGGCCCTCTTCGCCGAAGCCGGTGCCCGGCCCTACCGCCTGGGACGCAGCGTCCTGCGCACCTCCACCGCGGGCACCGCGGCGACCGCCGCCCTGCTGACCCGCACCGGCCGCTGGTCCTGA
- a CDS encoding nitronate monooxygenase, with protein sequence MSSALTDLFPYPIVQAPMAGGVSVPRLAAAVCEAGGLGFLAAGYKTADGMYQEIKELRGLTARPFGVNLFMPHPETPDPAAVGVYAHQLAGEAAWYETELGDPDSGRDDGYDTKLAVLLDNPVPVVSFHFGVPSTEVVDSLHRVGTFALVAATTADEARAVERSGADAVIAQGAEAGGHQGTHRDNPETGGAGTGLLSLVAQVREAVSLPIVAAGGIMRGGQIASVLAAGASAAQLGTAFLATPESGAHDLHKQALTNPLFVRTELTRAFSGRPARGLVNRFLREHGPYAPAAYPDVHHLTAPLRKAAAKAGDAQGMALWAGQGHRMARELPAGQLVEVLVAELAAAGTALSHYATGGAGR encoded by the coding sequence ATGTCCTCCGCACTGACCGATCTCTTCCCCTACCCGATCGTGCAGGCGCCGATGGCGGGCGGCGTCTCCGTGCCGCGGCTCGCCGCCGCGGTCTGCGAGGCGGGCGGGCTGGGATTCCTGGCCGCCGGGTACAAGACCGCGGACGGGATGTACCAGGAGATCAAGGAGCTGCGGGGGCTGACCGCACGCCCCTTCGGCGTCAACCTCTTCATGCCGCACCCGGAGACCCCCGACCCGGCAGCCGTCGGCGTGTACGCCCACCAGCTGGCCGGGGAGGCCGCCTGGTACGAGACGGAACTCGGCGACCCCGACAGCGGCCGGGACGACGGCTACGACACCAAGCTCGCGGTGCTGCTGGACAACCCCGTTCCGGTGGTCTCCTTCCACTTCGGCGTCCCGAGCACCGAGGTCGTCGACTCCCTGCACCGCGTCGGCACCTTCGCCCTGGTCGCGGCGACCACCGCGGACGAGGCCCGCGCCGTGGAGCGGTCCGGCGCCGACGCGGTGATCGCGCAGGGCGCCGAGGCGGGCGGTCACCAGGGCACCCACCGGGACAACCCGGAGACCGGCGGCGCCGGCACCGGACTGCTGTCGCTGGTCGCCCAGGTCCGGGAGGCGGTGAGCCTGCCCATCGTCGCCGCCGGCGGCATCATGCGCGGCGGTCAGATCGCCTCGGTCCTCGCGGCCGGCGCGAGCGCGGCCCAGCTGGGCACCGCCTTCCTCGCCACCCCCGAGTCCGGCGCGCACGACCTGCACAAGCAGGCGCTGACCAACCCCCTGTTCGTGCGCACCGAACTGACCCGCGCCTTCTCCGGCCGCCCCGCCCGCGGCCTGGTCAACCGCTTCCTGCGCGAGCACGGCCCCTACGCCCCCGCCGCCTACCCGGACGTGCACCACCTCACCGCCCCGCTGCGCAAGGCCGCGGCCAAGGCGGGCGACGCGCAGGGCATGGCGCTCTGGGCCGGGCAGGGCCACCGGATGGCCCGCGAGCTGCCCGCCGGACAGCTGGTGGAGGTCCTGGTGGCCGAACTCGCCGCCGCCGGGACAGCGTTGTCGCACTACGCGACGGGAGGCGCGGGCCGATGA
- the dnaJ gene encoding molecular chaperone DnaJ yields MATDYYAVLGVRRDASQDEIKKAFRRLARELHPDVNPDPKTQERFKEINAAYEVLSDPQKKQVYDLGGDPLSQAAGGGAGGFGAGGFGNFSDIMDAFFGTASQRGPRSRTRRGQDAMIRIEVELDEAAFGTTKDIQVDTAVVCNTCNGEGAAPGTSAQTCDMCRGRGEVSQVTRSFLGQVMTSRPCPQCQGFGTVVPTPCPECAGDGRIRSRRTLTVKIPAGVDNGTRIQLAGEGEVGPGGGPAGDLYVEIHELPHSTFQRRGDDLHCTVTIPMTAAALGTKVPLETLDGMEEIDIRPGTQSGQSVPLHGRGVTHLRGGGRGDLIVHVEVTTPTKLDPEQERVLRELAALRGEERPQGQFQPGQQGLFSRLKDAFNGR; encoded by the coding sequence GTGGCCACGGACTACTACGCCGTACTCGGCGTGCGCCGCGACGCGTCCCAGGACGAGATCAAGAAGGCGTTCCGGAGGCTCGCTCGCGAGCTGCACCCGGACGTCAACCCCGATCCGAAGACCCAGGAGCGGTTCAAGGAGATCAACGCCGCCTACGAGGTGTTGTCGGACCCGCAGAAGAAGCAGGTCTACGACCTCGGCGGCGACCCGCTCTCGCAGGCCGCCGGCGGCGGCGCCGGCGGCTTCGGCGCGGGTGGCTTCGGGAACTTCTCGGACATCATGGACGCGTTCTTCGGTACGGCGTCGCAGCGCGGGCCGCGCTCGCGCACCCGCCGCGGCCAGGACGCGATGATCCGCATCGAGGTCGAGCTGGACGAGGCGGCCTTCGGCACGACCAAGGACATCCAGGTCGACACCGCCGTGGTCTGCAACACCTGCAACGGCGAGGGCGCGGCGCCCGGCACGTCGGCCCAGACGTGCGACATGTGCCGCGGCCGCGGTGAGGTCTCGCAGGTCACCCGGTCCTTCCTGGGCCAGGTCATGACCTCGCGGCCCTGCCCGCAGTGCCAGGGCTTCGGCACCGTGGTCCCGACCCCGTGCCCCGAGTGCGCGGGCGACGGGCGCATCCGCTCCCGGCGCACCCTCACCGTGAAGATCCCGGCCGGTGTGGACAACGGCACCCGGATCCAGCTCGCGGGCGAGGGCGAGGTCGGCCCCGGCGGCGGCCCGGCCGGCGACCTGTACGTCGAGATCCACGAGCTGCCGCACTCCACCTTCCAGCGCCGCGGCGACGACCTGCACTGCACGGTCACCATCCCGATGACGGCCGCGGCCCTCGGCACGAAGGTGCCGCTGGAGACGCTCGACGGCATGGAGGAGATCGATATCCGCCCGGGCACCCAGTCCGGCCAGTCGGTCCCCCTGCACGGCCGGGGCGTCACCCACCTGCGCGGCGGCGGCCGGGGCGACCTCATCGTGCACGTCGAGGTCACCACCCCGACCAAGCTCGACCCCGAGCAGGAGCGCGTCCTGCGCGAGCTGGCCGCCCTGCGCGGCGAGGAACGGCCGCAGGGCCAGTTCCAGCCGGGGCAGCAGGGGCTGTTCTCCCGGTTGAAGGACGCGTTCAACGGCCGCTGA
- the hrcA gene encoding heat-inducible transcriptional repressor HrcA, producing the protein MLSERRLQVLRAIVQDYVGTEEPVGSKALTERHNLGVSPATVRNDMAALEDEGFIAQPHTSAGRIPTDKGYRLFVDKLAGVKPMTAPERRAIQNFLEGAVDLDDVVARTVRLLAQLTRQVAVVQYPSLTRSTVRHVELLALAPARLMLVLITDTGRVEQRMVDCPAPFGEASLADLRARLNSRVAGRRFTDVPGLVEELPDAFEAEDRGTVSTVLSTLLETLVEENEERLMIGGTANLTRFGHDFPLVIRPVLEALEEQVVLLKLLGEAKDPGVTVRIGHENAHEGLNSTSVVSVGYGSGGEAVAKLGVVGPTRMDYPGTMGAVRAVARYVGQILAES; encoded by the coding sequence ATGCTCAGTGAACGCAGGCTCCAGGTACTGCGCGCCATCGTCCAGGACTACGTCGGCACCGAGGAGCCGGTCGGGTCCAAGGCCCTCACCGAGCGGCACAACCTCGGAGTCTCCCCGGCCACCGTGCGCAATGACATGGCGGCCCTGGAGGACGAGGGGTTCATCGCCCAGCCGCACACCAGCGCCGGGCGCATCCCGACCGACAAGGGCTACCGCCTGTTCGTCGACAAGCTGGCCGGCGTCAAGCCCATGACCGCGCCCGAGCGGCGCGCCATCCAGAACTTCCTGGAGGGCGCCGTCGACCTCGACGACGTGGTGGCCCGCACGGTGCGGCTGCTCGCGCAGCTGACCCGGCAGGTCGCCGTCGTGCAGTACCCCTCGCTGACCCGCTCGACCGTGCGGCACGTGGAGTTGCTGGCCCTCGCGCCCGCGCGCCTGATGCTGGTGCTGATCACGGACACCGGCCGGGTCGAGCAGCGGATGGTCGACTGTCCGGCGCCGTTCGGCGAGGCGTCCCTCGCGGATCTGCGCGCGCGGCTCAACAGCCGGGTCGCGGGCCGTCGTTTCACCGACGTGCCGGGTCTGGTCGAGGAACTGCCGGATGCCTTCGAGGCCGAGGATCGCGGTACGGTCTCCACCGTGCTCTCCACTCTCCTGGAGACGCTGGTGGAGGAGAACGAGGAGCGGTTGATGATCGGCGGCACCGCCAATCTGACCCGCTTCGGGCACGACTTCCCCTTGGTGATCCGGCCGGTGCTGGAGGCGCTCGAGGAGCAGGTCGTGCTCCTCAAGCTGCTCGGCGAGGCGAAGGATCCGGGCGTGACCGTGCGAATCGGTCATGAGAACGCCCATGAGGGACTCAACTCCACGTCCGTCGTGTCGGTGGGCTACGGTTCGGGCGGCGAGGCGGTTGCCAAGCTCGGCGTGGTCGGACCGACCCGCATGGACTACCCGGGAACGATGGGAGCGGTACGCGCAGTGGCACGGTACGTCGGACAGATCCTGGCGGAGTCGTAG
- a CDS encoding MBL fold metallo-hydrolase: MTVTWEDLGWERVAAGVGRCRLPGWDCTAGLVLGTDAVLVIDAGSSLGEGARLRAGAQRLAGHRVTHLALTHPHFDHVLGAAAFAGAEVYGAVGTDAVFAPGGHGREALRADAVAEGLDERRAEEAVDALVRVPHEVCGERTLDLGGGRQVLLANVGPGHTGHDLAVLVPGDPEVVFCGDLVEESGEPQAGPDAVPSHWPAALDRLLDLGGADARYVPGHGAVVDAAFVRAQRDALAARFGVSH; encoded by the coding sequence GTGACGGTGACTTGGGAAGACCTGGGATGGGAGCGGGTGGCGGCCGGGGTGGGCCGGTGCCGGCTGCCGGGCTGGGACTGCACGGCAGGGCTGGTCCTCGGCACGGACGCGGTGCTGGTGATCGACGCGGGATCGAGCCTGGGCGAGGGCGCCCGGTTGCGCGCGGGGGCGCAACGGCTGGCCGGGCACCGTGTGACGCATCTCGCGCTGACCCACCCGCACTTCGACCACGTCCTCGGCGCCGCGGCGTTCGCGGGCGCGGAGGTCTACGGCGCGGTGGGCACCGACGCGGTGTTCGCGCCGGGCGGACACGGGCGGGAGGCGCTGCGCGCGGACGCGGTGGCGGAGGGGCTGGACGAGCGGCGGGCGGAGGAGGCGGTCGACGCGCTGGTCCGCGTCCCGCACGAGGTCTGCGGCGAGCGGACGCTCGACCTGGGCGGCGGGCGGCAGGTCCTGCTCGCCAACGTGGGCCCCGGGCACACCGGCCACGACCTCGCGGTGCTGGTGCCGGGCGACCCGGAGGTGGTGTTCTGCGGGGACCTGGTCGAGGAGTCCGGCGAACCGCAGGCCGGCCCCGACGCCGTACCGTCGCACTGGCCCGCGGCCCTGGACCGGCTGCTCGACCTGGGCGGCGCGGACGCGCGGTACGTCCCCGGTCACGGAGCGGTGGTGGACGCGGCGTTCGTCCGGGCCCAACGGGATGCGCTGGCCGCACGTTTCGGCGTGTCGCACTGA
- a CDS encoding DUF3097 domain-containing protein has protein sequence MRQYSADLTPPWKKSQPVPEVPADPGLVVEEPGTGFCGAVIGCEAGTVTLEDRFGKHRVFPMEPRGFLLEGRVVTLVRPASGPVRPSRTASGSVAVPGARARVARAGRIYVEGRHDAELVEKVWGDDLRVEGVVVEYLGGVDDLPSIVADFAPGPDARLGVLVDHLVPGSKESRIAEAVTGEHALVVGHPYIDIWEAVKPSSVGIDAWPRVPRGQDWKTGVCRALGWPADNTGAVWQAILARVGSYKDLEPELLGRVEELIDFVTA, from the coding sequence ATGCGCCAGTACTCCGCCGACCTGACCCCTCCGTGGAAGAAGTCGCAGCCCGTACCCGAGGTACCCGCCGACCCCGGCCTGGTGGTCGAGGAGCCCGGCACCGGGTTCTGCGGCGCGGTGATCGGCTGCGAGGCGGGCACGGTGACGCTGGAGGACCGCTTCGGCAAGCACCGGGTGTTCCCGATGGAGCCACGCGGCTTCCTGCTGGAGGGGCGCGTGGTGACGCTGGTACGGCCCGCGTCCGGCCCGGTACGCCCCTCCAGGACGGCGTCCGGTTCGGTCGCCGTCCCCGGCGCACGCGCCCGGGTGGCGCGCGCCGGGCGCATCTACGTCGAGGGGCGGCACGACGCCGAGCTGGTCGAGAAGGTCTGGGGCGACGACCTGCGCGTCGAGGGCGTCGTCGTGGAGTACCTGGGGGGCGTGGACGACCTGCCGTCGATCGTCGCGGACTTCGCCCCGGGGCCGGACGCGCGGCTCGGCGTCCTGGTCGACCACCTGGTGCCGGGTTCGAAGGAGTCCCGCATCGCGGAGGCGGTGACGGGCGAGCACGCCCTGGTCGTCGGCCATCCCTACATCGACATCTGGGAGGCGGTGAAGCCGTCGTCCGTGGGGATCGACGCCTGGCCGCGGGTGCCGCGCGGGCAGGACTGGAAGACGGGCGTGTGCCGGGCCCTGGGCTGGCCCGCCGACAACACCGGGGCGGTGTGGCAGGCGATCCTGGCCCGGGTCGGCTCGTACAAGGACCTGGAGCCGGAGCTGCTGGGCCGGGTGGAGGAACTGATCGACTTCGTGACCGCGTAG
- the hemW gene encoding radical SAM family heme chaperone HemW → MPSALPDGEPVPADGALPASALAGAADRPLGFYLHVPYCATRCGYCDFNTYTATELRGTGGVLASRDNYAGTLVDEVRLARKVLGDDPREVRTVFVGGGTPTLLPAGDLVRMLGAIRDEFGLAPDAEVTTEANPESVDPAYLATLREGGFDRISFGMQSARQHVLKVLDRTHTPGRPEACVAEARAAGFDHVNLDLIYGTPGESDDDWRASLDAALGAGPDHVSAYALIVEEGTRLARRIRRGEVPMTDDDVHADRYLIAEETLSAAGFDWYEVSNWATSDAGRCRHNELYWRGADWWGAGPGAHSHVGGVRWWNVKHPGAYAGALAAGKSPGAGREILTDEDRRVERVLLELRLREGVPLGLLREEGLAASRRALSDGLLQEGPYAAGSAVLTLRGRLLADAVVRDLVD, encoded by the coding sequence ATGCCCTCCGCACTCCCCGACGGCGAACCCGTCCCCGCCGACGGTGCCCTGCCCGCGTCCGCGCTCGCCGGGGCCGCCGACCGCCCCCTCGGCTTCTACCTGCACGTGCCGTACTGCGCGACCCGCTGCGGCTACTGCGACTTCAACACCTACACCGCGACCGAGCTGCGCGGCACCGGCGGCGTCCTCGCCTCCCGCGACAACTACGCCGGGACACTCGTCGACGAGGTCCGCCTGGCCCGCAAGGTGCTCGGCGACGACCCGCGCGAGGTCCGCACGGTCTTCGTCGGCGGCGGCACCCCCACCCTGCTGCCCGCCGGGGACCTGGTGCGGATGCTGGGCGCGATCCGCGACGAGTTCGGCCTCGCGCCGGACGCGGAGGTGACGACGGAGGCCAACCCCGAGTCGGTCGACCCCGCCTATCTGGCCACCCTCCGCGAGGGCGGCTTCGACCGGATCTCCTTCGGCATGCAGAGCGCGCGGCAGCACGTCCTGAAGGTCCTGGACCGCACGCACACCCCCGGCCGCCCCGAGGCCTGCGTCGCCGAGGCCCGCGCCGCCGGATTCGACCACGTCAACCTCGACCTGATCTACGGCACCCCCGGTGAGTCCGACGACGACTGGCGGGCCTCCCTCGACGCCGCGCTCGGCGCCGGACCCGACCACGTCTCGGCGTACGCCCTGATCGTCGAGGAGGGCACCCGGCTCGCCCGGCGCATCCGGCGCGGCGAGGTCCCGATGACCGACGACGACGTGCACGCCGACCGGTACCTGATCGCCGAGGAGACCCTCTCGGCGGCGGGCTTCGACTGGTACGAGGTGTCGAACTGGGCCACCTCCGACGCCGGCCGCTGCCGCCACAACGAGCTGTACTGGCGGGGTGCCGACTGGTGGGGCGCGGGGCCGGGAGCCCACTCCCACGTGGGCGGCGTGCGCTGGTGGAACGTGAAGCACCCCGGGGCGTACGCCGGTGCGCTGGCGGCGGGGAAGTCGCCGGGCGCCGGACGGGAGATCCTCACGGACGAGGACCGGCGTGTGGAGCGCGTCCTGCTGGAGCTGCGGCTGCGGGAGGGGGTGCCTCTCGGGCTGCTGCGGGAGGAGGGGCTCGCGGCGTCCCGGCGGGCGCTGTCCGACGGGCTCCTCCAGGAGGGCCCCTACGCGGCGGGGAGCGCGGTTCTCACGCTGCGCGGGCGGCTGCTGGCGGACGCGGTGGTGCGGGACCTGGTGGACTGA
- a CDS encoding SpoIIE family protein phosphatase: protein MGAIPTQRETAFRTSGAPAYTAEAAAQECARAHVVLRGSSLAPGAARAMVRAALADWSARGLPGTEQLTEHRATDVLVAVSELVTNAVVHAGTDVEVTCRMEETGTLVVEATDHHPSRAPRGGDHGTPQDPSEYGRGLRLVAALSEAWGITYRPGTKTVWARLPAAGTEAAADAGSDTVTAGQIEVYAPDEVRESPDAAPGTGLRGLRDREWLGRGALSFLAEASDLLAGQLDEDLVASLTGQLVVPRLADWCGVWLEDESLGRGAWSDDPGTAVGARLARVWHAGEGHIDELRLALEKDPPRARDPWRSGPVGHPWPAEALGPHGAALAYRLVAGGRPLGTLIIGRAGTAGFPDEITGLVEDLSRRVALAIGAARQYARQATISAVLQRGLLPGAVAEIPGVRSALVYEPCDKGGPSGDFYDLFPAGDGRWCFAVGDVQGKGPEAAVVIGLARPWLRLLAREQYGVPDVLDRLNQLLLDDATEAADAAARALVAVGGPPVAPGDGPQTRFLSLLYGELEPFEDGVRCTLASAGHPLPLLLGPDGAVRAVAAPQTLLGVVEDATYASETFELRSGDTLLCVTDGVTERRSGSRQFDDGDGLAAALAGCAGLDAELVAERIRRLVHEFGPRPPEDDLALLVLQAE from the coding sequence ATGGGGGCCATTCCGACGCAGCGGGAGACCGCCTTCCGCACCAGCGGTGCGCCCGCGTACACCGCTGAGGCAGCCGCCCAGGAGTGCGCGCGGGCGCACGTGGTGTTGCGCGGCAGCTCCCTGGCGCCGGGCGCCGCCCGCGCGATGGTGCGGGCGGCGCTCGCCGACTGGTCCGCGCGCGGCCTGCCCGGCACGGAACAGCTGACCGAGCACCGCGCCACCGACGTCCTGGTGGCCGTCAGCGAGCTGGTCACCAACGCCGTCGTGCACGCCGGTACGGACGTCGAGGTCACCTGCCGGATGGAGGAGACGGGCACCCTCGTCGTCGAGGCCACGGACCACCACCCCTCCCGCGCGCCGAGGGGCGGCGACCACGGGACACCGCAGGACCCCTCCGAGTACGGGCGCGGTCTGCGGCTGGTCGCCGCGCTCTCGGAGGCCTGGGGCATCACGTACCGGCCGGGCACCAAGACGGTGTGGGCCCGGCTCCCGGCCGCGGGCACGGAGGCGGCGGCGGACGCCGGGAGCGACACCGTGACCGCCGGGCAGATCGAGGTGTACGCCCCGGACGAGGTCCGGGAGAGCCCGGACGCCGCCCCGGGCACCGGCCTGCGCGGTCTGCGCGACCGGGAGTGGCTCGGGCGCGGCGCGCTCTCCTTCCTCGCCGAGGCCTCCGACCTCCTGGCCGGGCAGCTCGACGAGGACCTGGTCGCCTCGCTCACCGGGCAGCTCGTCGTGCCGCGGCTCGCCGACTGGTGCGGGGTGTGGCTGGAGGACGAGTCCCTGGGCCGGGGCGCCTGGAGCGACGACCCCGGCACGGCCGTGGGCGCCCGGCTGGCCCGCGTCTGGCACGCCGGTGAGGGCCACATCGACGAACTGCGCCTCGCCCTGGAGAAGGACCCGCCCCGCGCCCGCGACCCCTGGCGCTCCGGCCCCGTCGGCCACCCCTGGCCCGCCGAGGCGCTCGGCCCGCACGGCGCCGCGCTCGCCTACCGCCTGGTCGCCGGGGGCAGGCCGTTGGGCACCCTGATCATCGGACGGGCCGGCACCGCGGGCTTCCCCGACGAGATCACCGGCCTGGTCGAGGACCTCAGCCGCCGCGTGGCGCTCGCCATCGGCGCCGCCCGCCAGTACGCGCGCCAGGCCACCATCAGCGCCGTCCTCCAGCGTGGCCTGCTGCCCGGCGCCGTCGCCGAGATCCCCGGCGTGCGCAGCGCCCTCGTCTACGAGCCCTGCGACAAGGGCGGCCCCAGCGGCGACTTCTACGACCTCTTCCCGGCCGGCGACGGCCGCTGGTGCTTCGCCGTCGGCGACGTCCAGGGCAAGGGCCCCGAGGCCGCCGTCGTCATCGGCCTCGCCCGGCCGTGGCTGCGGCTGCTCGCCCGCGAGCAGTACGGCGTTCCCGACGTCCTCGACCGCCTCAACCAGCTCCTCCTCGACGACGCCACCGAGGCCGCGGACGCCGCCGCCCGCGCCCTGGTTGCCGTCGGCGGACCACCGGTTGCCCCGGGCGACGGACCGCAGACCCGCTTCCTGTCCCTGCTCTACGGCGAACTGGAACCCTTCGAGGACGGCGTCCGCTGCACCCTCGCCTCCGCCGGGCATCCGCTGCCGCTGCTCCTCGGGCCCGACGGCGCGGTGCGCGCGGTCGCCGCGCCGCAGACCCTGCTCGGCGTCGTCGAGGACGCCACGTACGCCAGCGAGACCTTCGAGCTGCGGTCCGGCGACACCCTGCTCTGCGTCACGGACGGGGTGACCGAGCGGCGCAGCGGCTCCCGCCAGTTCGACGACGGGGACGGGCTGGCCGCGGCGCTCGCCGGGTGCGCGGGTCTTGACGCCGAACTGGTCGCCGAGCGCATCCGGCGTCTGGTGCACGAGTTCGGGCCCCGGCCCCCGGAGGACGACCTGGCGCTGCTGGTGCTCCAGGCCGAGTAG
- a CDS encoding AMP-dependent synthetase/ligase, which produces MSDTQTTIENRPPSVAGLFLERVAATPDAEAYRYPVPSASGEGPDAWKSLTWSQAAERVYAIAAGLIELGVQPQQRVALASSTRLDWILADLGIMCAGAATTTVYPQTNADESAYILSDSESRVLIAEDAAQLAKAREKRAELPELTHVVVIDATGADTTEDWILTLDELERSGAARLETDPELVVKRVGALTKDQLATLIYTSGTTGKPKGVRLPHDCWSYMAKAIAATGLVSGDDVQYLWLPLAHVFGKVLTSGQIEVGHVTAVDGRVDKIIENLPVVQPTYMAAVPRIFEKVYNGVAAKARAGGGAKYKIFQWAAGVAREYAKVTQDNFKRTGTASAPAGLRTKHAVADKLVYAKIREAFGGRLRACVSGSAALAPEIGYFFAGAGIHILEGYGLTESSAASFVNPGEAYRTGTVGKPLPGTEVRIADDGEILLRGPGIMEGYHKLPEKTAEVLEADGWFHTGDIGELSADGYLRITDRKKDLIKTSGGKYIAPAEVEGQFKAVCPYVSNILVHGADRNFCTALISLDEIAITEWAKENGLEGKPYAEIVAAPVTVEMVDGYVKQLNEGLQRWQTIKKFRLLPRDLDVEHGEITPSLKLKRPVVEREYKHLIEEMYEGSREA; this is translated from the coding sequence GTGAGCGACACACAGACAACGATCGAGAACCGTCCGCCCTCCGTGGCGGGACTCTTCCTGGAGCGGGTGGCCGCCACGCCGGACGCCGAGGCGTACCGCTACCCGGTGCCGTCGGCCTCGGGTGAGGGCCCCGACGCGTGGAAGTCGCTGACCTGGTCCCAGGCCGCCGAACGGGTCTACGCGATCGCGGCCGGCCTGATCGAGCTGGGCGTGCAGCCGCAGCAGCGCGTCGCGCTGGCCTCCTCCACCCGGCTGGACTGGATCCTCGCCGACCTCGGCATCATGTGCGCGGGCGCGGCGACGACCACCGTCTACCCGCAGACCAACGCCGACGAGTCGGCGTACATCCTCTCCGACTCCGAGAGCCGCGTGCTGATCGCGGAGGACGCCGCGCAGCTGGCCAAGGCCAGGGAGAAGCGGGCGGAGCTGCCGGAACTCACCCACGTCGTGGTGATCGACGCGACCGGCGCGGACACCACCGAGGACTGGATCCTCACCCTCGACGAGCTGGAGCGCAGCGGCGCGGCCCGCCTGGAGACGGACCCCGAGCTGGTCGTCAAGCGGGTCGGCGCGCTCACCAAGGACCAGCTCGCCACCCTCATCTACACCTCGGGCACCACGGGCAAGCCCAAGGGCGTACGGCTCCCGCACGACTGCTGGTCGTACATGGCGAAGGCCATCGCCGCGACCGGCCTGGTCAGCGGAGACGACGTGCAGTACCTGTGGCTGCCGCTCGCGCACGTCTTCGGCAAGGTGCTGACCTCGGGCCAGATCGAGGTGGGCCACGTCACCGCGGTCGACGGCCGCGTCGACAAGATCATCGAGAACCTGCCGGTGGTCCAGCCGACCTACATGGCGGCCGTGCCGCGCATCTTCGAGAAGGTCTACAACGGCGTCGCCGCCAAGGCCCGGGCGGGCGGCGGGGCCAAGTACAAGATCTTCCAGTGGGCCGCCGGCGTGGCCCGCGAGTACGCCAAGGTCACCCAGGACAACTTCAAGCGCACCGGCACCGCGAGCGCGCCCGCCGGCCTGCGCACCAAGCACGCCGTCGCCGACAAGCTCGTCTACGCCAAGATCCGCGAGGCGTTCGGCGGCCGCCTGCGGGCCTGCGTCTCCGGCTCGGCCGCCCTCGCCCCCGAGATCGGCTACTTCTTCGCCGGCGCCGGCATCCACATCCTCGAGGGCTACGGCCTCACCGAGTCCTCCGCCGCGTCCTTCGTCAACCCCGGCGAGGCCTACCGCACCGGCACGGTCGGCAAGCCGCTGCCCGGCACCGAGGTGCGCATCGCGGACGACGGCGAGATCCTGCTGCGCGGCCCCGGCATCATGGAGGGCTACCACAAGCTGCCCGAGAAGACGGCGGAGGTGCTGGAGGCCGACGGCTGGTTCCACACCGGCGACATCGGCGAACTCTCCGCCGACGGCTACCTGCGGATCACGGACCGCAAGAAGGACCTCATCAAGACGTCCGGCGGCAAGTACATCGCGCCCGCCGAGGTCGAGGGCCAGTTCAAGGCGGTCTGCCCCTACGTCTCCAACATCCTGGTGCACGGCGCCGACCGGAACTTCTGCACCGCGCTCATCTCCCTCGACGAGATCGCCATCACCGAGTGGGCCAAGGAGAACGGCCTGGAGGGGAAGCCGTACGCGGAGATCGTGGCGGCGCCCGTGACGGTGGAGATGGTCGACGGCTACGTCAAGCAGCTCAACGAGGGCCTCCAGCGCTGGCAGACCATCAAGAAGTTCCGCCTGCTCCCCCGCGACCTGGACGTCGAGCACGGCGAGATCACCCCGAGCCTCAAGCTCAAGCGGCCGGTCGTGGAGCGGGAGTACAAGCACCTGATCGAGGAGATGTACGAGGGCTCGCGCGAGGCGTGA